One Egicoccus halophilus genomic region harbors:
- the fsa gene encoding fructose-6-phosphate aldolase, whose translation MKLFLDTANLDEIAQINRWGVLDGVTTNPTLAAKEGRDFASMIKDICAEVSGDVSAEVVSTDTSSMLDEAHKLADIADNVVIKLPLIPAGLAACSQLSSEGIRTNVTLCFSPTQAILAAKAGATYVSPFLGRLDDIANDGIALLTEICEIFRVQGYETEVLAASLRSPQHVAQAALAGADIATLPAKVFEQMVKHPLTDIGLERFLADWDAYLQAMG comes from the coding sequence GTGAAGCTCTTCCTCGACACGGCCAACCTCGACGAGATCGCACAGATCAACCGATGGGGTGTCCTCGACGGCGTGACGACCAATCCGACGCTCGCCGCCAAGGAGGGCAGGGACTTCGCGTCGATGATCAAGGACATCTGCGCGGAGGTGAGCGGTGACGTCAGCGCCGAGGTCGTCTCCACCGACACGTCGAGCATGCTCGACGAGGCCCACAAGCTCGCCGACATCGCCGACAACGTCGTGATCAAGCTGCCGCTGATCCCGGCCGGTCTCGCCGCCTGCTCGCAGCTGTCCAGCGAGGGGATCCGGACCAACGTCACGCTGTGCTTCTCGCCGACGCAGGCGATCCTGGCGGCCAAGGCGGGCGCGACCTACGTGTCGCCGTTTCTGGGCCGGCTCGACGACATCGCCAACGACGGCATCGCGCTGCTGACCGAGATCTGCGAGATCTTCCGCGTCCAGGGCTACGAGACGGAGGTACTGGCGGCCTCGCTGCGCAGTCCCCAGCACGTCGCCCAGGCCGCGCTGGCCGGCGCCGACATCGCGACCCTGCCCGCCAAGGTGTTCGAGCAGATGGTCAAGCATCCGCTGACCGACATCGGGCTCGAGCGCTTCCTCGCCGACTGGGACGCCTACCTGCAGGCGATGGGCTGA
- the thrB gene encoding homoserine kinase: protein MQTSTAGATGVAVTARVPATTANLGPGFDAFGLALACELVVRAVPGGDGPRVTTRGEGAGEVTEGDDNLVWRSLERLCVEQGVEPPPVRLEVVNAIPLERGLGSSSAAIVAGLVLGRALCDVRVGDRQLVELATEIEGHPDNVAPALLGGLVACARDDDGSLVVRRRNPAPGLRPVAFVPQARQATTAARAVLPATLPRAQVAEQAARAGHVLAGLLGAWPVAAGAAGDRLHEPARLEVMTATGAVLAALRERGLHAFLSGAGPTAVCLLDGTAGVELAELEAIGRAHDVTVRSLRPDLRGAFACADGGCALSGVQRTCAHCPRQGL from the coding sequence ATGCAGACGTCGACGGCTGGGGCGACGGGGGTCGCGGTCACGGCCCGGGTCCCCGCGACCACGGCCAACCTCGGCCCGGGCTTCGACGCCTTCGGGCTCGCGCTGGCGTGCGAGCTCGTGGTCCGTGCCGTGCCCGGCGGCGACGGCCCACGGGTGACCACGCGTGGCGAGGGCGCCGGTGAGGTCACCGAGGGCGACGACAACCTGGTGTGGCGCAGCCTGGAGCGGCTGTGCGTGGAGCAGGGTGTCGAGCCACCACCGGTGCGGCTCGAGGTGGTCAACGCCATTCCCCTGGAGCGTGGGCTGGGCTCGTCCTCGGCCGCGATCGTCGCCGGCCTCGTGCTGGGCCGAGCCCTGTGTGACGTCCGCGTCGGTGACCGTCAGCTGGTCGAGCTCGCCACCGAGATCGAGGGGCACCCCGACAACGTCGCGCCGGCGCTGCTCGGCGGCCTGGTCGCCTGCGCGCGCGACGACGACGGGAGCCTGGTCGTGCGTCGTCGCAACCCCGCACCCGGCCTGCGTCCGGTGGCGTTCGTGCCGCAGGCACGGCAGGCCACGACGGCGGCGCGCGCCGTGCTCCCGGCCACGCTGCCGCGCGCGCAGGTCGCCGAGCAGGCCGCCCGTGCCGGTCATGTGCTGGCAGGCCTGCTGGGTGCATGGCCCGTGGCTGCCGGGGCGGCCGGCGACCGACTCCACGAGCCCGCACGCCTCGAGGTGATGACCGCCACCGGCGCCGTGCTGGCGGCGCTGCGCGAGCGGGGTCTGCACGCCTTCCTGTCGGGCGCCGGCCCCACGGCGGTGTGCCTGCTCGACGGGACCGCGGGTGTCGAGCTCGCCGAACTGGAGGCGATCGGCCGGGCGCACGACGTCACCGTCCGGTCGTTGCGGCCGGATCTGCGGGGCGCCTTCGCCTGCGCGGACGGCGGCTGCGCGCTCTCCGGGGTCCAGCGGACCTGTGCGCACTGCCCTCGTCAGGGGTTATGA
- a CDS encoding sugar transferase: MHQERRFFVDPPGSLGGVRDDYPRLVTTDDLDRIEASDLIEAPEGPAADPAATERTEAEGTSRALPLRRILVFADAAALLVGWLVAQLVFDLRTAGAETAPGGLRVLATVVFGVAAGLFLFSANGLYRRRVCQVRSVEVARLLRVVAMLTALAAVVSGGAGTETAMLVAGTAAGVWTLVLLVERGFLREWIQGCRASGEFRAPVVVVGAGDDALATASFLAEHPVLGFDVLGVVGPVPPGTPEGPAWLGDHEDVRDVALTHGATGVVVDGGSLTGRQLNDTLRQLADTDLHVHLSSGLRGVDWRRITVSPLADETYLHIAPTRLSQAQRLAKRILDVGVSAGVLLLGLPLLAVIALAVKVADGGPVLFRQTRVGQDGEPFTVLKFRTMAVDAERRLAELQAGNARSGPLFKLDRDPRVTRVGRLLRATSLDEIPQLFNVLGGSMSLVGPRPALPEETVHFDPELASRTRVKPGVTGLWQVEARDLASFDLYRRYDLLYVENWSLSLDLAVIARTATSVVVRGLRALVPQRGAPLE; this comes from the coding sequence ATGCACCAGGAACGACGGTTCTTCGTCGACCCACCGGGTTCGCTCGGTGGCGTCCGCGACGACTACCCCCGGCTGGTCACCACCGACGACCTCGACCGGATCGAGGCGTCGGATCTGATCGAGGCACCGGAGGGCCCCGCCGCCGATCCTGCGGCGACGGAGCGGACCGAAGCCGAGGGGACCTCGCGAGCCCTGCCCCTGCGGCGCATCCTCGTGTTCGCCGACGCCGCGGCGTTGCTGGTGGGCTGGCTGGTCGCCCAGTTGGTCTTCGACCTGCGCACGGCGGGGGCGGAGACGGCGCCGGGCGGTCTGCGCGTGCTGGCCACCGTCGTCTTCGGGGTCGCGGCCGGGTTGTTCCTGTTCTCCGCCAACGGCCTGTACCGGCGCCGGGTCTGTCAGGTCCGCAGCGTCGAGGTGGCGCGGCTGCTCCGGGTCGTGGCCATGCTGACCGCACTGGCCGCCGTCGTCTCCGGCGGCGCCGGCACGGAGACGGCCATGCTCGTCGCCGGTACGGCTGCCGGCGTCTGGACCCTCGTGCTGCTGGTGGAACGCGGGTTCCTCCGGGAATGGATCCAGGGCTGTCGCGCGAGCGGCGAGTTCCGCGCGCCGGTCGTCGTGGTCGGCGCCGGCGACGACGCGCTGGCCACTGCGAGCTTCCTGGCCGAACATCCGGTACTCGGCTTCGACGTGTTGGGTGTGGTCGGACCGGTGCCACCTGGCACACCGGAGGGGCCGGCCTGGCTCGGCGACCACGAGGACGTCCGTGACGTCGCCCTGACGCACGGTGCCACCGGTGTGGTCGTCGATGGTGGCAGCCTCACGGGACGGCAGCTCAACGACACCCTGCGCCAGCTGGCCGACACCGACCTGCACGTGCACCTCTCGAGCGGTCTGCGTGGGGTGGACTGGCGGCGGATCACGGTCTCGCCGCTGGCCGACGAGACCTATCTCCACATCGCGCCCACCCGACTGAGCCAGGCGCAGCGGCTGGCCAAGCGGATCCTGGACGTCGGGGTGTCGGCGGGCGTGCTGCTGCTCGGTCTGCCGTTGCTCGCGGTGATCGCGCTCGCGGTCAAGGTCGCCGACGGCGGGCCCGTGTTGTTCCGTCAGACCCGGGTCGGTCAGGACGGCGAGCCGTTCACGGTGCTGAAGTTCCGCACGATGGCCGTGGACGCCGAGCGTCGCCTCGCCGAGCTGCAGGCGGGCAACGCCCGTTCCGGACCGTTGTTCAAGCTCGACCGGGATCCGCGGGTCACCCGCGTCGGACGGCTGCTGCGGGCGACCAGCCTCGACGAGATCCCGCAGCTGTTCAACGTGCTGGGCGGGTCGATGAGCCTGGTCGGGCCGCGTCCGGCGCTGCCGGAGGAGACCGTCCACTTCGACCCGGAGCTGGCCTCACGCACCCGGGTCAAGCCGGGCGTGACCGGGCTGTGGCAGGTCGAGGCACGGGACCTCGCGAGCTTCGACCTCTACCGGCGCTACGACCTGCTCTACGTGGAGAACTGGTCGCTCTCGCTCGATCTGGCGGTCATCGCCCGGACGGCGACCTCGGTCGTGGTCCGCGGCCTGCGTGCCCTGGTCCCGCAGCGGGGCGCGCCGCTCGAGTAG
- a CDS encoding DUF4012 domain-containing protein → MRTRRARLVVALGAVLVVWGVAAGVLAGTAALELRETRAQLSATERALRSTDLSGARASLARATEGAGTAASRLGSPLLAPARALPVVGDDLRFTVRLSERLHEVGAPATELLAVASAIVHDERDSGGVGVVPVAYVQELTPPLRASALALRRAVNDVGATAEHGLLGPVLDVRTQFLEVAGPAAELLEQAADVAEVVPGFFGADEPRRYLLVASTLSELRGSSGLLGSYALLEVSDGALRFGEFHDSGDDPWLAREVGGPADWYVERWSRVGALRHWHSANFTADFPSAARTVLQQWEARGNEPVDGVILADSRTFVGVAERSGGLDVPGIGTLEPHRVQEFVGVEAYGVFDDQEQRKAVLGAVAAATFTELLALLEDEDVVATAELLAGLAREGSVRVYSVDEDTQRVFDQVGVGGALAAAPQEFAGILVNNVAGNKVDYFGERRVHHEVSLRPDGGTRARIEATFTNTAPTDGLPDYVLGPTVDHLGPGDNESLVTLVCGTGCQILHAPGGAPARGNEAGATAVDVRLQVPAGTSRSLSFTTQTPHGWQRRDDGGIEVPVRHLLQTTVPGVTYTIEVRVPRGYWPVDLPEGAEHADGRVRLDGHGVGDLEVPVRFARLAAAGGS, encoded by the coding sequence GTGCGAACTCGCCGCGCGCGGCTCGTGGTGGCCCTGGGGGCCGTGCTCGTGGTGTGGGGGGTCGCCGCGGGAGTCCTGGCCGGGACCGCGGCGCTCGAGTTGCGCGAGACCCGTGCACAGCTGTCGGCCACGGAGCGTGCGCTGCGCTCGACCGACCTCTCCGGTGCGCGCGCCTCGCTGGCACGGGCGACCGAGGGGGCCGGAACGGCCGCCTCCCGGCTCGGCTCCCCCCTGCTGGCGCCGGCCCGTGCGCTGCCGGTGGTCGGTGACGACCTGCGCTTCACGGTGCGCCTGAGCGAACGGCTGCACGAGGTCGGTGCACCGGCCACCGAACTGCTCGCGGTGGCGTCGGCGATCGTGCACGACGAGCGTGACTCGGGCGGCGTCGGGGTCGTCCCGGTGGCCTACGTGCAGGAGCTCACGCCGCCGTTGCGTGCCAGTGCGCTCGCCCTGCGACGGGCGGTCAACGACGTGGGAGCCACGGCGGAGCACGGGCTGCTCGGGCCGGTGCTCGACGTGCGCACCCAGTTCCTCGAGGTCGCCGGCCCGGCCGCCGAGCTGCTCGAGCAGGCCGCGGACGTCGCCGAGGTGGTTCCCGGATTCTTCGGCGCCGACGAGCCGCGTCGCTACCTGCTGGTGGCCTCGACGCTCTCGGAGCTGCGCGGGTCCTCGGGCCTGCTCGGTTCCTACGCGCTGCTCGAGGTCAGCGACGGGGCACTGCGTTTCGGGGAGTTCCACGACAGCGGCGACGACCCGTGGCTGGCGCGCGAGGTCGGGGGTCCGGCGGACTGGTACGTCGAGCGCTGGAGCCGCGTCGGCGCGTTGCGGCACTGGCACAGCGCCAACTTCACCGCCGACTTCCCGAGCGCCGCGCGCACCGTGCTCCAGCAGTGGGAGGCCCGCGGCAACGAGCCCGTCGACGGGGTGATCCTGGCCGACAGCCGGACGTTCGTCGGGGTCGCCGAGCGTTCTGGCGGGCTCGACGTGCCGGGGATCGGCACGCTCGAGCCCCATCGGGTGCAGGAGTTCGTCGGCGTCGAGGCGTACGGCGTGTTCGACGACCAGGAGCAGCGCAAGGCCGTGCTCGGCGCGGTCGCCGCCGCGACCTTCACCGAACTGCTCGCCCTGCTCGAGGACGAGGACGTGGTCGCGACCGCCGAGCTGCTGGCCGGGCTCGCCCGCGAGGGCAGCGTCCGGGTCTACTCGGTCGACGAGGACACCCAGCGGGTGTTCGACCAGGTCGGGGTCGGCGGCGCACTGGCTGCGGCGCCGCAGGAGTTCGCCGGGATCCTGGTCAACAACGTGGCCGGCAACAAGGTCGACTACTTCGGCGAGCGACGGGTCCACCACGAGGTGTCGCTCCGGCCCGACGGTGGAACGCGTGCGCGCATCGAGGCGACGTTCACCAACACCGCACCGACCGACGGGCTGCCGGACTACGTCCTCGGCCCGACCGTGGACCACCTCGGTCCTGGCGACAACGAGTCGCTGGTCACCTTGGTGTGCGGCACCGGCTGCCAGATCCTGCACGCACCGGGGGGTGCGCCCGCCCGCGGGAACGAGGCCGGTGCGACGGCCGTCGACGTGCGACTGCAGGTCCCCGCCGGCACGTCGCGCTCCCTGAGCTTCACGACCCAGACACCGCACGGCTGGCAGCGACGCGACGACGGCGGCATCGAGGTGCCCGTGCGGCACCTGCTGCAGACGACCGTCCCCGGGGTCACCTACACCATCGAGGTGCGGGTACCCCGCGGCTACTGGCCCGTGGACCTGCCCGAGGGTGCCGAGCACGCCGACGGGCGGGTCCGACTCGACGGGCACGGCGTGGGAGACCTCGAGGTTCCCGTGCGCTTCGCCCGGCTGGCGGCCGCCGGGGGGAGCTGA